One region of Aurantimonas sp. HBX-1 genomic DNA includes:
- the ytfR gene encoding galactofuranose ABC transporter, ATP-binding protein YtfR — MSDQPLLSARAISKSFLGIKALDRVDFTLQAGEVHALLGENGAGKSTLIKVLTGAYHRDSGEIRLDGQPIDPRNVTDAQRLGIGTVYQEVNLLENLTVAENLFLGREPRRFGLIDTKTMNRQAKAVLAGYGLAIDVDALLGSYSVAIRQIVAIARAVDLSGKVLILDEPTASLDAAEVATLFDIIRTLRDRGLGIVFITHFFDQVFRLADRVTVLRNGRLIDTRPIDGLKRLELVSMMLGHELEEEESRRVGPEEAAQGDILARFSGYGRRGAIEPFDLDIRRGEVVGVAGLLGSGRTETAELLFGIAQPDSGSAEIDGATRPLASPRAAIAAGFGFCPEDRKQDGIVDDLSVRENIVLALQARKGWAKPLSRREQEAIADRYIEALDIRTADRETPVKFLSGGNQQKVILARWLAIDPRFLILDEPTRGIDVGAHAEIIRLVEKLCDDGMALLVISSELEELVAYSNRVRVLADRRHVSELSGDDITTGAIMTAIADVTPDEARP; from the coding sequence ATGAGCGACCAGCCGCTGTTGAGCGCGCGCGCCATCAGCAAGAGTTTTCTCGGCATCAAGGCGCTCGACCGCGTCGACTTCACGCTGCAGGCCGGCGAGGTGCATGCGCTGCTGGGCGAGAACGGCGCCGGCAAGTCGACGCTGATCAAGGTGCTCACCGGCGCCTATCACCGCGATTCCGGCGAGATCCGCCTGGACGGCCAGCCGATCGACCCGCGCAACGTCACCGACGCCCAGCGCCTCGGCATCGGCACGGTCTACCAGGAGGTCAATCTCCTGGAGAATCTGACCGTCGCCGAGAACCTCTTCCTCGGCCGCGAGCCGCGCCGCTTCGGCCTGATCGACACGAAGACGATGAACCGCCAGGCGAAGGCCGTGCTCGCCGGCTACGGCCTTGCCATCGACGTCGACGCGCTGCTCGGCAGCTATTCGGTGGCGATCCGCCAGATCGTCGCCATCGCCCGCGCCGTCGACCTGTCCGGCAAGGTGCTGATCCTCGACGAGCCGACGGCCAGTCTCGACGCCGCCGAGGTGGCGACGCTGTTCGACATCATCCGCACCCTGCGCGACCGCGGTCTCGGCATCGTCTTCATCACGCATTTCTTCGACCAGGTGTTCCGCCTCGCCGACCGGGTGACGGTGCTGCGCAACGGCCGGCTGATCGACACGCGGCCGATCGACGGGCTGAAGCGGCTCGAACTCGTCTCGATGATGCTCGGCCACGAGCTCGAGGAAGAAGAGAGCCGGCGGGTGGGGCCGGAGGAGGCCGCGCAGGGCGATATCCTGGCGCGATTCAGCGGCTACGGCAGGCGGGGCGCGATCGAACCCTTCGACCTCGACATCCGCCGCGGTGAGGTGGTGGGGGTGGCCGGGCTGCTCGGATCCGGCCGGACCGAGACCGCCGAACTGCTTTTCGGCATCGCCCAGCCCGATTCCGGCAGCGCCGAGATCGACGGCGCCACGCGGCCGCTGGCCTCGCCGCGCGCGGCGATCGCGGCCGGCTTCGGCTTCTGCCCGGAGGACCGCAAGCAGGACGGAATCGTCGACGATCTGTCGGTGCGCGAGAACATCGTCCTTGCCCTGCAGGCGCGAAAGGGATGGGCGAAGCCCTTGTCGCGGCGCGAGCAGGAGGCGATCGCCGACCGCTACATCGAGGCGCTCGACATCCGCACCGCCGACCGCGAGACGCCGGTCAAGTTCCTGTCCGGCGGCAACCAGCAGAAGGTCATCCTCGCCCGCTGGCTGGCCATCGACCCGCGCTTCCTGATCCTCGACGAGCCGACCCGCGGCATCGACGTCGGCGCCCATGCCGAGATCATCCGGCTGGTCGAGAAGCTCTGTGACGACGGCATGGCGCTGCTCGTCATCTCCTCCGAACTCGAGGAGCTGGTGGCCTATTCGAACCGCGTCCGGGTGCTCGCCGACCGCCGCCATGTCAGCGAACTCTCCGGCGACGACATCACCACCGGCGCGATCATGACGGCGATCGCCGACGTCACGCCCGACGAGGCGCGGCCATGA
- a CDS encoding HXXEE domain-containing protein: MDLSHWLWLATAGYGVHILEEFVLNWRDWARAVIGLPVEWSDFYVVNALVVVIGIVCANLAVAAPAIALGFPALMIINAIVFHIVPVIRTGGRFSPGVASAVALMLPIALACYAAAGREEALSVGSVVVSLLIGAGLMALPIVLLNVRNRPYFRQDRT; encoded by the coding sequence ATGGACCTTTCGCATTGGCTCTGGCTGGCGACCGCGGGCTACGGCGTCCACATCCTCGAGGAGTTCGTGCTCAACTGGCGGGACTGGGCGCGTGCGGTGATCGGCCTTCCGGTCGAGTGGAGCGACTTCTATGTGGTCAACGCGCTGGTCGTCGTGATCGGCATCGTTTGCGCCAATCTCGCGGTCGCCGCCCCTGCGATCGCGCTGGGCTTTCCGGCCCTGATGATCATCAACGCCATCGTCTTCCACATCGTCCCGGTGATCCGGACAGGCGGCCGGTTCTCGCCGGGGGTCGCCAGCGCGGTCGCCCTCATGCTGCCGATCGCGCTGGCCTGCTACGCTGCGGCGGGCCGCGAAGAGGCGCTCTCGGTGGGAAGCGTGGTCGTGTCCCTTTTGATCGGCGCGGGCCTGATGGCCCTGCCGATCGTCCTGCTCAATGTCAGGAACCGGCCGTATTTCCGCCAAGACCGGACCTGA
- a CDS encoding cupin domain-containing protein, with translation MFIRRLMLAAVLSAAAFPAAAQVTVEKLLTTGVTATGQPIVLPQDNVEVIVSTYEIAAGARLPSHEHPSTRYAYVMSGELRVTNTEMNEATTYKTGDFIIEAIGQWHYGEALGSEPVRLLVIDQIEKGEKTVILEEPASPAAAAPAAGAAAAPAAQ, from the coding sequence ATGTTCATCCGCCGCCTGATGCTCGCCGCCGTCCTCTCCGCCGCGGCCTTTCCCGCCGCCGCGCAGGTGACGGTCGAGAAGCTGCTGACCACCGGCGTCACCGCGACCGGCCAGCCCATCGTCCTGCCGCAGGACAATGTCGAGGTGATCGTCTCGACCTACGAGATCGCCGCCGGCGCCAGGCTGCCGTCGCACGAGCATCCCTCGACCCGCTACGCCTACGTGATGAGCGGCGAACTGCGCGTCACCAACACCGAGATGAACGAGGCGACGACCTACAAGACCGGCGACTTCATCATCGAGGCGATCGGCCAGTGGCATTATGGCGAGGCCCTCGGCAGCGAGCCGGTGCGGCTGCTGGTCATCGACCAGATCGAGAAGGGCGAGAAGACGGTGATCCTGGAGGAGCCGGCATCGCCTGCCGCCGCCGCGCCCGCGGCCGGTGCCGCGGCCGCCCCGGCGGCGCAGTAG
- a CDS encoding NAD-dependent epimerase/dehydratase family protein, whose amino-acid sequence MTGPRYFVFGHGYSAGHYVATLDPKSVEGVTVRTRDKASQLAAHGLKPFVFDGEHPTDGIASALYRATHLLISVPPGHAAPAGAHVGGANARPGDPVLRWYENEIAHGSPNLEWIGYLSTVGVYGDHDGGWVDETAEVRPVSARSRERVAAEAAWQKAAATRGVPLAILRLSGIYGPGRNGFVNLASGTARRLVKPGQVFNRIHVDDIAGALQLLAERRLGGIFNVTDDEPAPPQDVIAHAAELAGIAPPPETPFDTAVLSPMARSFYGENKRVSNAKLKAAGYTFRYPTYREGLAGLTADAERAKTAAPDQAG is encoded by the coding sequence TTGACCGGCCCGCGGTACTTCGTCTTCGGGCACGGCTATTCGGCCGGCCACTATGTCGCGACGCTCGATCCGAAGAGCGTCGAGGGCGTCACCGTGCGCACCCGCGACAAGGCCTCCCAGCTCGCCGCGCACGGCCTGAAACCCTTCGTCTTCGACGGCGAGCATCCGACCGACGGCATCGCCTCGGCGCTCTATCGCGCGACGCATCTCCTGATCTCGGTGCCGCCCGGCCACGCGGCGCCGGCCGGCGCCCATGTCGGCGGCGCCAACGCGCGGCCGGGCGACCCGGTGCTGCGCTGGTACGAGAACGAGATCGCCCATGGCAGCCCCAACCTCGAATGGATCGGCTACCTCTCGACGGTCGGCGTCTATGGCGACCATGACGGCGGCTGGGTCGACGAGACGGCGGAGGTGCGGCCGGTCTCGGCCCGTTCCCGCGAGCGCGTCGCGGCCGAGGCGGCCTGGCAGAAGGCGGCGGCGACCCGCGGCGTGCCGCTCGCCATCCTGCGCCTGTCGGGGATCTACGGGCCGGGGCGCAACGGCTTCGTCAATCTCGCCAGCGGCACGGCGCGGCGGCTGGTCAAGCCCGGCCAGGTGTTCAACCGCATCCATGTCGACGACATCGCCGGCGCGCTGCAGCTGCTCGCCGAACGCCGGCTGGGCGGCATCTTCAACGTCACCGACGACGAACCCGCCCCGCCGCAGGACGTCATCGCGCATGCCGCCGAACTGGCCGGCATCGCGCCGCCGCCGGAGACCCCGTTCGACACGGCGGTGCTGTCGCCGATGGCGCGCAGCTTCTACGGCGAGAACAAGCGCGTCTCCAACGCAAAGCTGAAAGCGGCCGGCTACACCTTCCGCTATCCGACCTATCGCGAAGGGCTGGCCGGCCTGACGGCGGACGCGGAGCGGGCGAAGACGGCGGCACCCGACCAAGCCGGTTGA
- a CDS encoding FadR/GntR family transcriptional regulator: MGLLANTITDRAPRTSHAHVVAAIGREIVRGDLPPGTILPGDKELSARFGVSRTVLREAMKTLAAKGLIQPKARVGTRVLDPVRWNLLDAEVLRWRVEAGLDDDFVFDLATMRLAFEPAAAALAAQRATPADIARLREIVGRLGDPRHDRASIAQVDLEFHLAVADISRNPFMRAIGSLIEAAMAITLKLSSPANDPALIAEVAVNHARIVDAMEAGDEDATREAMRAVIDLGAERTRRALDRWTAGPA; this comes from the coding sequence ATGGGCCTCCTCGCCAACACCATCACCGATCGCGCGCCGCGCACCAGCCATGCCCATGTCGTCGCCGCCATCGGCCGCGAGATCGTCCGCGGCGACCTTCCGCCGGGGACGATCCTGCCCGGCGACAAGGAACTGAGCGCAAGGTTCGGCGTGTCGCGCACGGTGCTGCGCGAGGCGATGAAGACGCTGGCGGCGAAGGGCCTGATCCAGCCGAAGGCGCGGGTGGGAACGCGGGTGCTCGACCCGGTGCGCTGGAACCTCCTGGACGCGGAAGTGCTGCGCTGGCGCGTCGAGGCCGGGCTCGACGACGATTTCGTCTTCGACCTCGCGACCATGCGCCTCGCCTTCGAGCCGGCCGCGGCGGCGCTCGCCGCGCAGCGCGCCACGCCGGCGGACATCGCCCGGCTGCGCGAGATCGTCGGGCGCCTCGGCGACCCGCGCCACGACCGGGCGAGCATCGCCCAGGTCGACCTGGAGTTCCATCTCGCGGTCGCCGACATCTCGCGCAACCCGTTCATGCGGGCGATCGGCAGCCTCATCGAGGCGGCGATGGCGATCACCCTCAAGCTGAGTTCGCCGGCCAACGACCCGGCCCTGATCGCCGAGGTCGCGGTCAATCACGCCCGCATCGTCGACGCGATGGAGGCCGGCGACGAGGACGCGACGCGCGAGGCCATGCGCGCGGTGATCGACCTCGGGGCCGAGCGGACGCGGCGGGCGCTGGACCGCTGGACCGCCGGCCCGGCGTGA
- the yjfF gene encoding galactofuranose ABC transporter, permease protein YjfF, which produces MITSRYFALVTTLVVFLVAYALCIAQFPNMLSTRVIGNLLTDNAFLGIAAVGMTFVILSGGIDLSIGSVIAFAGIFIAVAVGDWGLHPVAAIALVLVLATAFGAVMGAMIHYLAMPAFIVTLAGMFFARGMAFVVSTQSVAIPHPFYDTLQDLFIRLPGGGRLTFVGMVMLAVFAVGILVAHRTRFGRNVYALGGSRQSAELMGVKVAATTIGIYALSSFLAGLSGIVLSLYTSAGYSLAAVGVELDAIAAVVIGGTLLTGGSGFVAGTFLGIMIMGLIQTYIVFDGSLSSWWTKIVIGFLLFAFIVLQRGLVWLSARRGGAALGHSPA; this is translated from the coding sequence ATGATCACCTCGCGCTATTTCGCCCTGGTCACCACGCTCGTCGTGTTCCTCGTCGCCTATGCGCTGTGCATCGCGCAGTTCCCGAACATGCTGTCGACCCGGGTCATCGGCAATCTCCTCACCGACAACGCCTTTCTCGGCATCGCCGCGGTCGGGATGACCTTCGTCATCCTCTCCGGCGGCATTGATCTCTCGATCGGCTCGGTCATCGCTTTCGCCGGCATCTTCATTGCCGTCGCGGTTGGCGATTGGGGGCTCCACCCGGTCGCCGCCATCGCCCTGGTGCTGGTGCTGGCGACGGCGTTCGGCGCGGTGATGGGGGCGATGATCCACTATCTCGCCATGCCGGCCTTCATCGTGACGCTGGCCGGCATGTTCTTTGCCCGCGGCATGGCCTTCGTCGTCTCGACCCAGTCGGTGGCCATTCCGCATCCTTTCTACGATACGCTTCAGGATCTGTTTATCCGCCTGCCGGGCGGCGGCCGGCTGACCTTCGTCGGCATGGTGATGCTGGCGGTGTTCGCCGTCGGCATCCTCGTCGCCCACCGCACCCGCTTCGGCCGCAACGTCTATGCGCTCGGCGGCAGCCGCCAGTCGGCGGAACTGATGGGGGTCAAGGTCGCCGCGACCACGATCGGCATCTACGCCCTGTCGAGCTTCCTGGCCGGCCTGTCGGGCATCGTGCTGTCGCTCTACACCTCGGCCGGCTATTCGCTGGCGGCCGTCGGCGTCGAGCTCGACGCCATCGCCGCGGTGGTGATCGGCGGCACGCTGCTCACCGGCGGCTCCGGCTTCGTCGCCGGGACCTTCCTCGGGATCATGATCATGGGCCTCATCCAGACCTACATCGTCTTCGACGGAAGCCTCTCGAGCTGGTGGACGAAGATCGTCATCGGCTTCCTGCTGTTCGCCTTCATCGTGCTGCAGCGGGGCCTGGTCTGGCTGTCGGCGCGGCGGGGCGGGGCCGCCCTCGGCCATAGCCCGGCGTGA
- a CDS encoding ABC transporter permease, producing MSLPVPVMRLAPQLIALAVILALNTAISPGFLDIAYQNGRLYGSLIDVVNRGAPVALLAIGMTLVIATKGIDLSVGAVMAITGAVAAAAITGGYSLAATLGAALGIGILCGLWNGALVAFFSIQPIIATLILMVAGRGIAQLVTEGVILTFNDPGLIFLGSGAVAGLPVPVILWVVLGLLVAALVRFTALGMLIEAIGINRRASRLAGISTGSLLLAVYAASGLCAAVAGIVAAADIRGADANNAGLWLELDAILAVVVGGNSLLGGRFSIAGSLIGAMIIQSVNTGILLAGFPPEFNLIIKAAIIVVILVVQSPTSASAFGYFGRARERAESRKRSPVR from the coding sequence ATGAGCCTGCCCGTCCCCGTCATGCGGCTCGCCCCGCAGCTGATCGCCCTCGCCGTCATCCTGGCGCTGAACACCGCGATTTCGCCGGGCTTCCTCGACATCGCCTACCAGAACGGCCGGCTCTACGGCAGCCTGATCGACGTGGTCAACCGCGGCGCGCCGGTGGCGCTGCTGGCGATCGGCATGACCCTCGTCATCGCCACCAAGGGCATCGACCTTTCGGTCGGCGCGGTGATGGCGATCACCGGCGCGGTGGCGGCCGCGGCGATCACCGGCGGCTATTCGCTGGCCGCGACGCTGGGCGCGGCGCTTGGGATCGGCATTCTCTGCGGCCTCTGGAACGGCGCGCTGGTCGCCTTCTTCAGCATCCAGCCGATCATCGCGACGCTGATCCTCATGGTCGCCGGCCGCGGCATCGCGCAGCTGGTCACCGAGGGCGTCATCCTCACCTTCAACGATCCCGGCCTGATCTTCCTCGGCAGCGGCGCCGTCGCCGGCCTGCCGGTGCCGGTGATCCTCTGGGTGGTGCTCGGGCTCCTTGTCGCGGCCCTCGTCCGCTTCACCGCGCTCGGCATGCTGATCGAGGCGATCGGCATCAACCGCCGGGCTTCGCGCCTCGCCGGCATCAGCACGGGTTCACTGCTGCTCGCGGTCTACGCCGCCTCGGGCCTCTGCGCCGCCGTCGCCGGCATCGTCGCGGCCGCCGACATCCGCGGCGCCGATGCCAACAATGCCGGGCTCTGGCTGGAGCTCGACGCGATCCTCGCCGTGGTCGTCGGCGGCAACTCCCTGCTCGGCGGCCGCTTCTCGATCGCCGGCTCGCTGATCGGTGCGATGATCATCCAGTCGGTCAATACCGGCATCCTGCTCGCCGGCTTTCCGCCGGAGTTCAACCTGATCATCAAGGCGGCGATCATCGTCGTCATCCTCGTCGTGCAGTCGCCGACCAGCGCCTCGGCCTTCGGCTACTTCGGCCGGGCCCGCGAGCGCGCCGAAAGCCGCAAGCGGAGCCCCGTGCGATGA
- a CDS encoding NAD(P)(+) transhydrogenase (Re/Si-specific) subunit beta, translating to MTIGIVSAAYIAAAVLFILSLGGLSGQESAKRAVWYGIVGMALAVIATVFGPGIGHGLIILVMIAAGSVMGYVVASRVQMTEMPQLVAALHSFVGLAAVFIGYNAEIELGRVAAMDPVMREALTGFAGVLAHKLADPTGALIAILKVEVFLGVFIGAVTFTGSVVAFGKLAGKVDGKAKKLPGGHMLNAGAAIASLLLLILYFNGAGIWTLVLMTLLAFFIGYHLIMGIGGADMPVVVSMLNSYSGWAAAAIGFTLGNDLLIVTGALVGSSGAILSYIMCKAMNRSFISVILGGFGATTGPAMEIEGEQIAIDAEGVAAALSEADSVIIVPGYGMAVAQAQQAVSELTRKLRADGKTVRFAIHPVAGRLPGHMNVLLAEAKVPYDIVMEMDEINEDFPSTDVAIVIGSNDIVNPAAQEDPNSPIAGMPVLEVWKAKQVFVSKRGQGTGYSGIENPLFYKDNTRMFYGDAKTSLEALLKLL from the coding sequence ATGACGATCGGAATCGTTTCCGCCGCCTACATCGCCGCGGCCGTCCTCTTCATCCTCTCGCTCGGCGGGCTCTCCGGCCAGGAAAGCGCCAAGCGCGCCGTCTGGTACGGCATCGTCGGCATGGCGCTGGCCGTCATCGCCACGGTGTTCGGCCCGGGCATCGGCCACGGCCTGATCATCCTGGTGATGATCGCCGCCGGCTCGGTGATGGGCTACGTCGTCGCCTCCCGCGTCCAGATGACGGAGATGCCGCAGCTGGTCGCGGCGCTGCATTCCTTCGTCGGCCTCGCCGCCGTGTTCATCGGCTACAACGCCGAGATCGAGCTCGGCCGCGTGGCGGCGATGGACCCGGTCATGCGCGAGGCGCTCACCGGCTTCGCCGGCGTCCTGGCGCACAAGCTCGCCGATCCGACCGGCGCGCTCATCGCCATCCTCAAGGTCGAGGTCTTCCTCGGCGTGTTCATCGGCGCGGTGACCTTCACCGGCTCGGTTGTCGCCTTCGGGAAGCTCGCCGGCAAGGTCGACGGCAAGGCCAAGAAGCTGCCGGGCGGCCACATGCTGAACGCCGGCGCGGCCATCGCCTCGCTGCTCCTTTTGATCCTCTATTTCAACGGCGCCGGCATCTGGACCCTCGTCCTGATGACGCTGCTCGCCTTCTTCATCGGCTACCATCTGATCATGGGCATCGGCGGCGCCGACATGCCGGTGGTCGTGTCGATGCTGAACAGCTATTCCGGCTGGGCCGCGGCGGCGATCGGCTTCACGCTCGGCAACGACCTCCTGATCGTCACCGGCGCGCTGGTCGGCTCCTCGGGCGCGATCCTCTCCTACATCATGTGCAAGGCGATGAACCGCTCCTTCATCTCGGTCATCCTCGGCGGCTTCGGCGCGACGACGGGGCCGGCGATGGAGATCGAGGGCGAGCAGATCGCCATCGACGCCGAGGGTGTCGCGGCGGCGCTGTCGGAGGCCGACAGCGTCATCATCGTGCCGGGCTACGGCATGGCGGTGGCGCAGGCCCAGCAGGCAGTGTCGGAACTCACCCGCAAGCTGCGCGCCGATGGCAAGACCGTCCGCTTCGCCATCCACCCGGTGGCGGGGCGCCTGCCCGGCCACATGAACGTGCTGCTCGCCGAGGCCAAGGTGCCCTACGACATCGTCATGGAGATGGACGAGATCAACGAGGACTTCCCCTCGACCGACGTCGCCATCGTCATCGGCTCCAACGACATCGTCAATCCGGCCGCCCAGGAAGACCCGAACTCGCCGATCGCCGGCATGCCGGTGCTGGAAGTCTGGAAGGCCAAGCAGGTGTTCGTGTCGAAGCGCGGCCAAGGCACCGGCTATTCCGGCATCGAGAACCCGCTGTTCTACAAGGACAACACGCGGATGTTCTACGGCGACGCCAAGACCTCGCTGGAAGCGCTGCTCAAGCTCCTCTGA
- a CDS encoding Re/Si-specific NAD(P)(+) transhydrogenase subunit alpha, translating to MKIGTPRESHPGERRVALTPDSAARLQKLGYQCLVEAGAGEAANFADADYRAAGVEIVPDADSLWQASDIVLKVRPPQDGEIARLHAGKTLIGFVNAASDAELLQRLAATGGSVIAMDAVPRISRAQKMDALSSMANIAGYRAVMEAGNHFGRFFTGQITAAGKVPPAKVLVVGAGVAGLAAIGTATSLGAITYAFDVRPEVAEQIESMGAQFVYLDFEEAQDGAATGGYAAPSSPEFREKQLARFRELAPEMDIVITTALIPGRPAPKLWTADMVAAMKPGSVVVDLAAERGGNCDLTVADEVVTSPNGVTIVGYTDYPSRMAAQASTLYATNLRHMLDDLTPAKDGVAVINMDDDVIRGATVVKDGAVTWPPPPPKIKAIAAGKPKEKVKELTPAEKRAGEAAAFKAQTRSQLGLLVIGGLLMALVGAFAPAEFMSHLIVFVLACFIGFSVIWNVSHSLHTPLMAVTNAISGIVILGALLQIGSSSWLVVTLAALSVLIATINIVGGFLVTRRMLAMFQKS from the coding sequence ATGAAGATCGGAACACCGCGCGAGAGCCATCCGGGCGAGCGCCGCGTCGCCCTGACGCCCGACAGCGCCGCCCGGTTGCAGAAGCTCGGCTACCAGTGCCTCGTCGAGGCTGGCGCCGGCGAGGCGGCGAACTTCGCCGATGCCGACTACCGCGCCGCCGGCGTCGAGATCGTCCCCGACGCGGACAGCCTCTGGCAGGCTTCGGACATCGTCCTCAAGGTGCGCCCGCCGCAGGATGGCGAGATCGCCCGGCTGCATGCCGGCAAGACGCTGATCGGGTTCGTCAACGCGGCCAGCGACGCCGAACTCTTGCAGCGCCTCGCGGCGACCGGCGGTTCGGTCATCGCCATGGACGCGGTGCCGCGCATCAGCCGCGCTCAGAAGATGGACGCGCTGTCGTCTATGGCCAACATCGCCGGCTACCGCGCCGTGATGGAGGCCGGCAATCATTTCGGCCGCTTCTTCACCGGCCAGATCACTGCGGCGGGCAAGGTGCCGCCGGCCAAGGTGCTGGTGGTCGGCGCCGGCGTCGCCGGCCTCGCCGCCATCGGCACCGCCACCTCGCTCGGCGCCATCACCTACGCCTTCGACGTGCGGCCGGAAGTCGCCGAGCAGATCGAGTCGATGGGCGCGCAGTTCGTCTATCTCGATTTCGAGGAGGCCCAGGACGGCGCTGCCACCGGCGGCTACGCCGCGCCGTCGAGCCCGGAATTCCGCGAGAAGCAGCTGGCCCGCTTCCGCGAACTGGCGCCGGAGATGGACATCGTCATCACCACGGCGCTGATCCCCGGCCGGCCGGCCCCCAAGCTTTGGACCGCCGACATGGTCGCGGCGATGAAGCCGGGCTCGGTGGTCGTCGACCTCGCCGCCGAGCGCGGCGGCAACTGCGACCTCACCGTCGCCGACGAGGTCGTCACCAGCCCGAACGGCGTGACCATCGTCGGCTATACCGACTATCCGAGCCGCATGGCCGCGCAGGCCTCGACCCTCTACGCCACTAATCTGCGCCACATGCTGGACGATCTGACGCCGGCCAAGGACGGCGTCGCCGTCATCAACATGGACGACGACGTCATCCGCGGCGCCACCGTGGTCAAGGACGGCGCCGTCACCTGGCCGCCGCCGCCGCCGAAGATCAAGGCGATCGCCGCCGGCAAGCCGAAGGAGAAGGTCAAGGAGCTCACCCCTGCCGAAAAGCGGGCCGGCGAGGCCGCCGCCTTCAAGGCGCAGACCCGCAGCCAGCTCGGCCTGCTGGTCATCGGCGGGCTGCTGATGGCCCTTGTCGGCGCCTTCGCGCCGGCCGAGTTCATGAGCCACCTGATCGTCTTCGTACTCGCCTGCTTCATCGGCTTCTCGGTGATCTGGAACGTCAGCCACTCGCTGCACACGCCGCTGATGGCGGTGACCAACGCCATTTCCGGCATCGTCATCCTCGGCGCGCTGCTGCAGATCGGGTCTAGCAGCTGGCTGGTCGTCACCCTGGCCGCCCTCTCGGTGCTGATCGCCACGATCAACATCGTCGGCGGCTTCCTCGTCACGCGGCGCATGCTCGCCATGTTCCAGAAGTCCTGA
- the queG gene encoding tRNA epoxyqueuosine(34) reductase QueG translates to MTGDELQSGSRNRDYGHSQGAQPTLGDPPHPDAASARLPAASAQRLRQFVVDDAQRLGFDAVGIAPATAEGTLTGDRLDAFVEAGHHGTMDWLPETAGRRRSARALWPQVRSVIVLGMNYGPDEDPLAILSRPDRGAISVYARHRDYHELIKGRLKELAGRLLAQARQAGAGEHEVKVFVDTAPVMEKPMGEMAGLGWQGKHTNLVSREHGSWLFLGSIFTTLELPADAPGRDLCGTCRACQDVCPTNAFPAPYRLDARRCISYLTIETKKPVPREFRRAMGNRIYGCDDCLAVCPWNKFASSAKEARLIARDDLRAPSLEHLLGLDDASFRTLFSGSPIKRIGRAKFVSNCLVAAGNSGLAGLLPAVERLLADPAPLVRAMAVWALDRLSPGDALRRRPAALDREEDPLVRSEWHALGQED, encoded by the coding sequence ATGACCGGCGATGAACTTCAATCCGGTTCGAGAAATCGTGACTATGGGCATAGTCAGGGAGCTCAACCCACACTCGGTGATCCGCCGCATCCGGACGCAGCGTCAGCTCGCTTGCCCGCCGCCTCGGCCCAGCGCCTGCGGCAGTTCGTCGTCGACGACGCGCAGCGGCTCGGCTTCGACGCCGTCGGCATCGCGCCGGCAACAGCCGAGGGCACGCTGACCGGCGACCGCCTCGATGCCTTCGTCGAAGCAGGGCACCACGGCACGATGGACTGGCTGCCGGAAACCGCCGGCCGCCGCCGCTCGGCACGGGCACTCTGGCCGCAGGTGCGCTCGGTCATCGTCCTCGGCATGAACTACGGGCCCGACGAGGACCCGCTGGCGATCCTTTCGCGCCCCGATCGCGGCGCGATCTCGGTCTATGCCCGCCACCGCGACTATCACGAGCTGATCAAGGGACGGCTGAAGGAACTCGCCGGACGGCTGCTGGCGCAGGCCCGCCAGGCCGGCGCCGGCGAGCACGAGGTCAAGGTGTTCGTCGATACCGCCCCGGTCATGGAAAAGCCGATGGGCGAGATGGCCGGGCTCGGCTGGCAGGGCAAGCACACCAACCTCGTCTCCCGCGAGCACGGCTCCTGGCTTTTCCTTGGTTCGATCTTCACCACGCTCGAGCTGCCGGCCGACGCGCCGGGGCGCGACCTCTGCGGTACCTGCCGCGCCTGCCAGGACGTCTGCCCCACCAATGCCTTCCCGGCGCCGTACCGGCTCGATGCGCGGCGCTGCATCTCCTACCTCACCATCGAGACGAAGAAGCCGGTGCCGCGCGAATTCCGGCGGGCGATGGGGAACCGCATCTATGGCTGCGACGACTGCCTCGCCGTCTGTCCTTGGAACAAGTTCGCCAGCAGCGCGAAGGAAGCGAGGCTGATCGCCCGCGACGACCTGCGGGCGCCGTCGCTGGAGCACCTGCTCGGCCTCGACGATGCGTCCTTCCGGACGCTGTTCTCCGGCTCGCCGATCAAGCGGATCGGCCGCGCGAAGTTCGTCTCCAACTGCCTGGTCGCGGCCGGCAATTCGGGACTGGCCGGCCTGCTGCCGGCGGTCGAGCGCCTGCTGGCCGATCCGGCGCCGCTGGTCCGGGCCATGGCGGTCTGGGCGCTCGACCGGCTTTCTCCGGGTGACGCCTTGCGCCGGCGCCCGGCCGCGCTTGATAGGGAGGAGGACCCACTGGTCAGGAGTGAGTGGCATGCGCTGGGGCAGGAAGACTGA